The following coding sequences are from one Mesorhizobium onobrychidis window:
- a CDS encoding LpxI family protein, which produces MTKIEATRTGLDLAPDAKVGIIAGGGSLPVEVAKALAGQGKSPFVVIVAGEVDRISDFDAYEQATLRLEDVGSLLPTLKNHHVTHLVTAGHITRRPRLSAMRLNLGLLAWVPSLLVGVTQGDDTVLKLFVRRVERSGIKVVGAHEIVPELVAAEGTLTNAAPRKSDWRDIEAAHTAAKAIGALDIGQAAVAIGGRAIALEGVEGTDGLLDRTRQLRGHGRLAGRTRGVLVKCAKPGQELRADLPSIGPQTVEAAHAAGLAGIAVEAGRSLVLEGPTVVARANALGLFVIGLPAAEPAHGD; this is translated from the coding sequence ATGACGAAGATTGAGGCCACCCGGACGGGCCTTGATCTCGCGCCAGACGCCAAGGTCGGCATCATTGCCGGCGGCGGCAGTTTGCCGGTCGAAGTCGCCAAGGCGCTTGCTGGGCAAGGCAAGTCTCCCTTCGTGGTAATAGTGGCGGGCGAAGTCGACCGCATATCCGACTTCGACGCCTACGAGCAGGCGACGTTGAGGCTGGAGGATGTCGGCTCACTGCTGCCGACGCTCAAGAACCATCACGTTACCCATCTGGTAACAGCGGGCCATATCACACGCCGCCCCAGGCTGAGCGCCATGCGCCTCAATCTCGGCCTGCTCGCCTGGGTGCCCAGCCTTCTTGTCGGTGTAACCCAAGGCGACGACACCGTGCTGAAACTGTTCGTGCGAAGGGTCGAGCGCAGCGGGATCAAGGTTGTCGGCGCCCATGAGATCGTGCCGGAACTGGTCGCGGCCGAAGGGACGCTGACCAATGCTGCGCCGCGGAAATCCGACTGGCGCGACATCGAAGCGGCGCATACGGCGGCAAAGGCCATCGGCGCGCTGGATATCGGCCAGGCGGCTGTTGCGATCGGCGGCCGCGCCATCGCGCTGGAAGGCGTCGAGGGCACTGACGGATTGCTCGATCGAACAAGGCAGTTGCGCGGCCATGGCAGGCTGGCCGGCAGAACGCGCGGCGTCCTGGTCAAATGCGCCAAGCCCGGCCAGGAGTTGCGCGCCGACCTGCCCTCCATCGGCCCGCAGACGGTCGAGGCGGCGCATGCCGCCGGACTTGCCGGCATTGCCGTCGAAGCCGGTCGCTCGCTGGTTCTGGAAGGCCCCACCGTCGTCGCCCGTGCCAACGCGCTCGGCCTGTTCGTGATTGGCCTGCCTGCTGCGGAGCCGGCGCATGGCGACTGA
- the bamA gene encoding outer membrane protein assembly factor BamA has protein sequence MKAASKFLSAASAVALSAALVVPGALTVQFVATSAAEAAVVSRVEVSGNQRVDADTIRNYVTIKPGKAFSSSDIDDAVKALFGTGLFSDVQINQVGSSLVIKVSEYQVVNQVLFQGNKKLKDNALAAAVQLKPRGTFSQQALDADVEAVKAAYRRIGRDDAAVTTQIMDLGDNRVNVVFNINEGGRTQIAAINFVGNSAYSSRRLSDVISTKRSSILSFVLRDDVYDEDKLRADQELLRRFYYNHGYADFQVISAVGELDESTNKYTVTITVQEGDRYTFGDVSVESSIPEVDPASLQSVVETHKGDVYNAENVEDTIIALTERVAGSGYPFAQVTPRGDRNFENHTISVVYTIDQGTKAYVERIEIRGNDRTRDYVIRREFDVSEGDAFNQVLIQRAKKRLEALDYFEKVEVSTVPGSEPDQVVLVVDVVEKSTGEFSVGAGYSTGGDTDGPSIEGSITERNFLGRGQFIKLSAGGGKNSRDYSFSFTEPYFLGRRIAAGFDVFNRTREYDDYQSETTGATVRFGLPITDDISTQLAYNISQEKYELDDGCDPNAGCDVSTAILNGIEESPWLKSSVSLGLVYNTIDDMKSPHEGIFANVTTEFAGLGGDAKFVKVTARGTVYQTLSEQLDLVGLISGGAGHIQGYGSDDDLRIFDHFQSSDRMIRGFAYGGIGPVDDQGFDDHLGGTTYFNASAEAQFPMPVIPESFGLRGAVFADAATLYGNDVAGVDPSTTDMEWRASVGLGMMWASPFGPIRIDYAIPVLKEDTDDVQEFNFGISSRF, from the coding sequence ATGAAGGCAGCATCCAAGTTTCTGAGCGCCGCGTCCGCGGTGGCCCTTTCCGCCGCCCTGGTCGTACCAGGCGCGCTCACAGTGCAGTTCGTTGCCACATCGGCGGCCGAGGCCGCTGTTGTTTCAAGAGTTGAAGTCAGCGGCAATCAGCGGGTCGACGCCGACACCATCCGCAACTACGTCACGATCAAGCCCGGCAAGGCCTTTTCCAGCTCCGATATCGATGATGCGGTCAAGGCGCTGTTCGGCACCGGGCTGTTCTCGGACGTCCAGATCAACCAGGTCGGTTCGTCGCTGGTCATCAAGGTTTCCGAATATCAGGTCGTGAACCAGGTGCTGTTCCAGGGCAACAAGAAGCTCAAGGACAACGCCCTTGCGGCCGCGGTCCAGTTGAAGCCGCGCGGAACGTTCTCGCAGCAGGCGCTCGATGCCGATGTCGAGGCGGTCAAGGCCGCCTACAGGCGTATCGGCCGCGACGACGCCGCCGTGACCACCCAGATCATGGATCTCGGCGACAACCGTGTGAACGTGGTCTTCAACATCAACGAAGGCGGCCGCACGCAGATCGCCGCGATCAATTTCGTCGGCAACAGCGCCTACTCGAGCCGTCGCCTGTCCGACGTCATCTCCACCAAGCGCTCGTCCATCCTTTCGTTCGTGCTGCGCGACGATGTCTATGACGAAGACAAGCTGCGCGCCGACCAGGAGTTGCTGCGCCGTTTCTATTACAACCACGGTTATGCCGACTTCCAGGTGATTTCCGCGGTCGGCGAACTCGATGAGTCCACCAACAAATATACGGTGACCATCACCGTGCAGGAGGGCGATCGCTACACCTTCGGCGACGTCAGCGTCGAGAGCTCGATTCCCGAGGTCGATCCTGCATCGCTGCAGTCGGTGGTCGAAACCCACAAGGGCGATGTCTACAACGCCGAGAACGTCGAAGACACCATCATCGCATTGACCGAGAGGGTCGCCGGTTCCGGCTATCCCTTCGCCCAGGTGACGCCGCGCGGCGACCGCAATTTCGAGAACCACACCATTTCAGTGGTTTATACGATCGACCAGGGCACCAAGGCCTATGTCGAACGCATCGAGATCCGCGGCAACGACCGGACACGCGACTATGTCATTCGCCGCGAATTCGACGTGAGTGAGGGCGACGCCTTCAACCAGGTTCTCATTCAGCGCGCGAAGAAGCGGCTGGAAGCGCTCGATTATTTTGAGAAAGTCGAGGTTTCGACCGTGCCCGGCTCTGAGCCGGACCAGGTGGTGCTCGTGGTCGACGTGGTCGAGAAATCGACCGGCGAGTTCTCTGTCGGCGCCGGCTATTCGACAGGCGGCGACACCGACGGCCCATCCATCGAAGGATCGATCACCGAGCGCAACTTCCTCGGACGCGGCCAGTTCATCAAGCTATCGGCGGGCGGCGGCAAGAATTCACGTGACTACAGCTTCTCCTTCACCGAGCCCTATTTCCTCGGGCGGCGTATCGCTGCCGGTTTCGATGTCTTCAACCGGACCAGGGAATACGACGACTACCAGAGCGAGACGACGGGCGCGACAGTGCGCTTCGGCCTGCCGATCACCGACGACATCTCGACGCAGCTGGCGTATAATATCTCGCAGGAGAAGTATGAGCTCGACGATGGCTGCGATCCCAACGCCGGGTGCGACGTCTCTACGGCTATCCTAAACGGCATTGAGGAAAGCCCGTGGCTCAAGTCGTCGGTCAGTCTCGGCCTGGTCTACAACACCATCGACGACATGAAGAGCCCGCATGAAGGCATCTTCGCCAATGTCACCACGGAATTCGCCGGCCTCGGCGGCGACGCCAAATTCGTCAAGGTGACAGCGCGTGGCACCGTTTACCAGACATTGTCTGAGCAGCTTGATCTGGTTGGTTTGATTTCGGGTGGAGCGGGCCATATCCAGGGCTACGGCAGCGACGACGACCTGCGCATCTTCGACCATTTCCAGAGCAGCGACCGTATGATCCGCGGCTTCGCCTATGGCGGCATCGGTCCTGTCGACGACCAGGGCTTTGACGACCATCTCGGTGGCACCACCTATTTCAACGCCTCGGCGGAAGCCCAGTTTCCGATGCCGGTCATTCCGGAGAGCTTCGGCCTGCGCGGCGCGGTCTTTGCCGATGCGGCGACACTTTATGGCAACGATGTGGCGGGTGTCGATCCATCGACAACCGACATGGAGTGGCGCGCCTCGGTCGGTCTCGGCATGATGTGGGCGTCGCCCTTTGGCCCGATCCGCATCGACTATGCGATCCCGGTCCTCAAGGAGGACACCGACGACGTGCAGGAATTCAACTTCGGCATATCGTCCCGCTTCTGA
- the lpxD gene encoding UDP-3-O-(3-hydroxymyristoyl)glucosamine N-acyltransferase has product MTDPVFFAPSRRYTAGEVANLTGSVLVDSDLSDISIEALAPASEGGEHALVFVDGRRNFALMQSLRAAAVLCPAEFAGKAPAGIAVLVHPRPQQAFAMVGRLLFPAAATPAPMTGETGISPHAHIDPSAHVEAGAIVEAGAIIGPRASIGSGTVIAPHAVIGPSCQFGRDGYVGPGASIQYALIGNRVIIHGGARIGQDGFGFVGGAKGPERVPQIGRVVIQDDVEIGSNTTVDRGAMSDTIIGQGTKIDNLVQIAHNVRIGRNCIIAGLSGISGSVTVGDNVTMGGGVGLADHLTIGTGAKLAARSGFMSNVPAGEIWGGYPAQPMAEAMREIAALRRLARARKSGDGGKS; this is encoded by the coding sequence ATGACCGATCCGGTGTTCTTCGCGCCATCACGCCGGTATACGGCTGGCGAAGTCGCGAATCTGACCGGCTCGGTGCTTGTCGATTCCGACCTCTCCGATATATCGATTGAAGCCTTGGCGCCGGCAAGCGAAGGCGGCGAGCACGCTCTTGTCTTCGTCGATGGCAGACGCAACTTCGCGCTGATGCAATCGCTGCGAGCAGCGGCGGTTCTCTGTCCCGCCGAATTTGCCGGCAAAGCGCCGGCGGGCATTGCGGTTCTGGTCCATCCGCGCCCGCAACAGGCTTTCGCGATGGTCGGACGCCTTCTTTTTCCGGCGGCTGCGACACCGGCGCCGATGACCGGCGAAACCGGTATCTCGCCGCATGCCCATATCGATCCATCGGCGCATGTCGAGGCCGGCGCGATCGTCGAGGCCGGCGCGATCATCGGCCCCCGCGCTTCTATCGGCAGCGGAACCGTTATTGCTCCTCATGCCGTTATCGGTCCCTCCTGCCAGTTCGGCCGCGATGGCTATGTCGGTCCAGGCGCCAGCATCCAGTACGCGCTGATCGGCAATCGCGTCATCATCCATGGCGGCGCCCGCATCGGCCAGGACGGTTTTGGCTTCGTGGGCGGCGCAAAGGGCCCGGAGCGCGTCCCACAAATCGGCCGGGTTGTTATCCAGGACGACGTCGAGATCGGCTCGAACACAACGGTCGATCGTGGCGCCATGTCCGACACGATCATCGGTCAAGGCACGAAGATCGACAATCTGGTGCAGATCGCTCACAACGTCCGCATCGGCCGCAATTGCATAATCGCCGGCCTTTCGGGTATTTCCGGTTCCGTAACAGTGGGCGACAACGTCACCATGGGTGGCGGTGTCGGTCTTGCGGATCACCTGACCATTGGGACTGGGGCCAAGCTTGCTGCAAGAAGCGGGTTCATGAGCAACGTCCCCGCGGGCGAGATTTGGGGAGGGTACCCGGCGCAGCCGATGGCGGAAGCGATGCGGGAGATCGCGGCTCTGCGAAGACTGGCCAGGGCGCGGAAATCGGGCGACGGAGGGAAGAGCTGA
- the lpxB gene encoding lipid-A-disaccharide synthase, translating into MATEKPLKIAIVAGEESGDLLGADIVAALKGTTGSEVRLVGIGGRHLQALGLSPLFDSGEIALMGLSAILRDLPRLMRRISQTASAIAGEKPHCLITIDSPDFSLRVAKKVRAADPAIPIVHYVCPSVWAWRPGRAVAMKPYVDHILCILPFEVKELARLGGPPGTYVGHRLTHDPGVIGAAKAQSQPRDLSDDRVKTLLVLPGSRRGEVRRLVGPFGKTISILRARGHRLRLLLPTVPHVADLVRASVASWDEKPEIILDPERKWQAFGKADAALIASGTVSLELALSGVPMISCYRLDPVMRMAQRLITVWSAALPNLIADRPIVPESYNEYVRPQYLARQLEALFSDTPYRAWQKDGFAEVARRMAVDGPSGDIAAGVVMRCIKR; encoded by the coding sequence ATGGCGACTGAGAAACCGCTGAAGATCGCCATCGTCGCCGGCGAAGAATCCGGCGACCTGCTTGGCGCCGACATCGTAGCGGCGCTGAAGGGCACGACCGGCAGCGAGGTCCGGCTCGTCGGCATCGGCGGCCGGCATTTGCAGGCGCTCGGCCTCTCTCCGCTCTTCGACAGCGGCGAGATCGCGCTGATGGGCCTGAGCGCCATCCTGCGCGACCTGCCGCGCCTGATGCGGCGGATCAGCCAGACCGCCAGCGCGATCGCCGGTGAAAAGCCCCACTGTCTCATCACCATCGACAGCCCGGATTTTTCGCTGCGCGTGGCTAAAAAGGTGCGTGCCGCCGATCCGGCAATCCCGATCGTCCACTATGTCTGCCCGAGCGTCTGGGCCTGGCGGCCGGGCAGGGCGGTGGCGATGAAACCGTATGTCGATCATATCCTCTGCATCTTGCCCTTCGAGGTGAAGGAACTCGCCCGCCTCGGTGGTCCGCCCGGCACCTATGTCGGCCATCGCCTCACGCATGATCCGGGCGTGATCGGCGCTGCCAAGGCGCAAAGCCAGCCGCGCGACCTGTCCGACGATCGTGTGAAGACACTGCTTGTGCTGCCCGGCTCGCGTCGCGGCGAGGTGCGACGGCTAGTCGGCCCGTTCGGCAAGACGATCTCGATCCTGCGCGCACGCGGACACCGCTTGCGCCTGCTGTTGCCGACGGTGCCGCATGTCGCCGACCTGGTCAGGGCTTCGGTGGCAAGCTGGGACGAGAAGCCGGAGATCATCCTTGATCCCGAACGCAAATGGCAGGCCTTCGGCAAGGCCGATGCAGCGCTGATCGCATCGGGAACGGTGTCGCTGGAATTGGCGCTGTCGGGGGTGCCGATGATCTCCTGCTACCGGCTCGATCCGGTCATGCGGATGGCCCAGCGCCTGATCACCGTATGGAGCGCCGCCTTGCCCAATCTCATCGCCGATCGCCCGATCGTACCGGAAAGCTACAACGAATATGTGCGGCCGCAATATCTTGCGCGGCAGTTGGAGGCGCTTTTTTCCGACACCCCCTATCGCGCATGGCAGAAGGACGGTTTTGCCGAGGTGGCCAGACGCATGGCTGTCGACGGACCTTCCGGCGATATCGCTGCGGGGGTCGTGATGAGGTGTATCAAGCGGTGA
- the lpxA gene encoding acyl-ACP--UDP-N-acetylglucosamine O-acyltransferase codes for MKIQTVIHPSSVIEAGAKIGEGVRIGPFCHISADAVIGDRVELVSHISVMGATTIGASTKVYPMATLGAPPQNTKHKGGRTTLVVGENCTIREGVTMHLGTDSSRGETTIGDNGNFLAYAHIAHDCIVGKNATFANQATLGGHCEIGDNVYIGGLSAVHQFVRVGDNAFLGGCSAFVGDVIPYAIAVGNRASLRGLNIIGLKRAGLPRSEIHTLRKAYRTIFDRSRTVGENIEFAKAEFASSPTAMKIIDFITSRGKRHYAVPSLKAGDGDDADDED; via the coding sequence ATGAAAATCCAGACAGTCATCCATCCATCTTCGGTCATCGAGGCGGGCGCCAAAATCGGCGAGGGCGTCCGCATCGGGCCGTTCTGCCACATCAGCGCCGACGCGGTGATCGGCGATCGCGTCGAACTGGTCAGCCACATCTCGGTGATGGGGGCGACCACCATCGGTGCGTCGACCAAGGTCTATCCGATGGCGACACTGGGCGCGCCACCGCAGAATACCAAGCACAAGGGCGGCCGCACCACGCTGGTCGTCGGTGAGAACTGCACGATCCGCGAAGGCGTGACCATGCACCTCGGCACCGATTCCAGCCGCGGCGAGACGACGATTGGCGACAACGGCAATTTCCTTGCCTACGCCCACATCGCCCATGATTGCATTGTCGGCAAGAACGCCACCTTCGCCAATCAGGCGACGTTGGGCGGCCATTGCGAGATCGGCGACAACGTCTATATCGGTGGTCTCAGCGCCGTTCATCAGTTTGTCCGCGTCGGCGACAACGCCTTTCTCGGCGGTTGCTCGGCATTCGTCGGCGATGTCATTCCCTACGCCATCGCCGTCGGCAATCGCGCCAGCCTTCGCGGCCTCAACATCATCGGCCTGAAGCGCGCCGGCCTGCCGCGCTCCGAGATCCACACGCTGCGCAAGGCCTACAGGACGATCTTCGATCGCTCCCGAACCGTCGGCGAAAACATCGAGTTCGCCAAGGCGGAATTCGCCTCGTCACCGACCGCCATGAAAATCATCGATTTCATCACCAGTCGCGGCAAGCGGCACTATGCCGTCCCGTCGCTCAAGGCTGGCGACGGCGACGATGCAGATGACGAAGATTGA
- the rseP gene encoding RIP metalloprotease RseP: MNEILHAVFSTEGFVIGTLVPFLFVLTVVVFVHEMGHYLVGRWCGIGVKVFSIGFGPELFGFNDSHGTRWKLCAIPLGGYVKFVGDMNATSSQPSSEEIEALTDAERKVAFHTQPIWKRAATVVAGPLFNFLLTIAVFAVLFTAYGRPVMEPTVAEVTADSPAAQAGILPGDRFVSVDGSKVQTFADVQRRVSGRGGDAITFVMLRGGKEITVTATPRLMEQEDALGNKVKVAVIGVVNNQEFGQPRLITYSPAGALAAAVEETGHIIQGTGQFLLRFVVGREDKCQLGGPIKIAKMSGQAAKLGFDWLVQLVALLSVGIGILNLLPIPPLDGGHLLFYGVEAVIRRPVSERMMEMGYRAGLLLVLGFMGFVFWNDLFGC; encoded by the coding sequence TTGAACGAGATTCTTCACGCGGTTTTCAGCACGGAAGGCTTTGTCATTGGCACGCTGGTGCCGTTCCTGTTCGTGCTGACCGTAGTCGTGTTCGTCCACGAGATGGGCCATTATCTCGTCGGCCGCTGGTGCGGCATCGGCGTAAAGGTCTTTTCGATCGGCTTCGGCCCGGAGCTCTTCGGCTTTAATGACAGCCATGGCACGCGCTGGAAACTCTGCGCCATTCCACTCGGCGGCTACGTCAAATTCGTCGGCGACATGAACGCCACCTCGAGCCAGCCCAGTTCGGAGGAGATCGAAGCGCTGACCGATGCCGAGCGCAAGGTTGCGTTTCACACGCAGCCGATCTGGAAGCGCGCGGCGACTGTGGTTGCCGGCCCGCTGTTCAATTTCCTGCTGACGATCGCCGTCTTCGCGGTGCTGTTTACCGCCTATGGCCGCCCCGTGATGGAGCCGACGGTGGCTGAAGTCACCGCCGACAGCCCAGCGGCGCAGGCCGGCATCCTGCCCGGGGACCGATTCGTCAGCGTCGACGGCAGCAAGGTCCAGACCTTCGCCGACGTCCAGCGCCGGGTCTCGGGCCGCGGCGGCGACGCCATCACCTTCGTCATGCTGCGCGGCGGCAAGGAGATCACCGTTACGGCGACGCCGCGATTGATGGAACAGGAAGACGCGCTGGGCAACAAGGTCAAGGTGGCCGTGATCGGCGTCGTCAACAACCAGGAGTTCGGCCAACCCCGCCTGATCACCTACAGCCCGGCTGGCGCACTGGCTGCCGCGGTCGAGGAAACCGGCCACATCATCCAGGGTACCGGCCAGTTCCTGCTGCGTTTCGTCGTCGGTCGCGAAGACAAATGCCAGCTGGGCGGCCCAATCAAAATCGCAAAGATGTCGGGGCAGGCGGCAAAACTGGGCTTCGACTGGCTTGTGCAACTTGTTGCGCTGTTGTCGGTCGGGATCGGTATTCTCAACCTTTTGCCTATTCCTCCCCTCGACGGCGGCCATCTCCTGTTCTACGGCGTGGAGGCCGTCATTCGGCGACCGGTGTCGGAACGGATGATGGAGATGGGTTACAGGGCCGGCCTGCTCCTCGTCTTGGGCTTCATGGGGTTCGTTTTCTGGAACGACCTGTTTGGATGCTGA
- the fabZ gene encoding 3-hydroxyacyl-ACP dehydratase FabZ — MVAATTLEAVDILGLMKLLPHRYPFLMIDRIIDIDGDESAIGIKNVTINEPHFQGHFPDQPVMPGVLIVEAMAQTAGAICIRSLGTEKPSLVYFLTIDNAKFRKPVVPGDQLKIHVKKIKKRGNLLKFACEALVDGVKAAEAEISAMMVTSD, encoded by the coding sequence ATGGTGGCGGCGACGACGCTCGAGGCGGTCGACATATTGGGGCTGATGAAGCTCCTGCCGCATCGCTATCCGTTCCTGATGATCGACCGTATCATCGACATCGATGGCGACGAGTCCGCTATCGGCATCAAGAACGTGACCATAAACGAGCCGCATTTCCAGGGTCATTTCCCGGATCAGCCGGTCATGCCCGGCGTGCTGATCGTTGAGGCGATGGCGCAGACGGCCGGCGCCATCTGCATCCGCAGCCTAGGCACCGAAAAACCGTCGCTGGTCTATTTCCTGACCATCGACAACGCCAAATTCCGTAAACCGGTCGTTCCCGGCGACCAGTTGAAAATTCATGTGAAGAAAATCAAGAAACGCGGCAACCTTCTCAAATTCGCCTGCGAGGCTCTGGTCGACGGCGTCAAGGCCGCGGAAGCCGAGATTTCGGCGATGATGGTTACGAGCGACTGA